In Maridesulfovibrio bastinii DSM 16055, the genomic window AACTTTATTATCCTGTATAACCCTGCATGCGGACATGAGCTCTTCATCTGGTTTTACTGAAAGAAATGAAGTCTGCATTATCTCACACACATTTATATCAAGGCGGTGACGGTAAATACTTTCAAATATCTCTGAACGATGCTCATCATCTGCTTCCTCAAGCCATTTTATCTGCAACTCATTGGTACAAAGCAGATTGACGATGTCATACATGGAAATAACTCCGTACAACTTGTATTTTTTATCAACAACATAACTAAGACGAGATTTTAAACTTACAGTGCGGTAAATTTTGATTAGATCAATAATTTTCAGGTCCTTATCCACAGTTATTATATTAAAACGCATGTGATCTTTAACCTGCATGATTTCCCCCTAGAATCTTTCAAATTCACAATGTTCATAATCCTGACCAGATGGAATTGCCGCATAATAATTCCGGCGTATTTCATCAGTATCATTCAGCCCCGAACCATCTGCCGAAAATTTATTCTTAGGTGTTTGATTACTATTTGGGTTGGAAAAATCATCGGCGCGGTAGGATTCAGATTTGAGATTAAAATATCCCACAGAATCTTTAAGGCGTACGGCATGGGCTTGTAATTCCTGTGATGTTGCCGCCATTTCCTGTGATGCCGCCGCACTTTGCTGAATTGTCTGCTCAAGTTGCTTAACAGCTGTACTTATCTGTTCAGAGCCGGAACTCTGTTCCCGCGATGCGGCCGAAATCTCCTGAACAAGCTCCGAAGTTTTGCGTATCTGTGGCAGGATGCTGTCAAACTTATCACCGGCCTCGTTGGCTATTTTCATACTTTTACCGGAAAGTTCAGTTATCTCTGATGCGGCTGCCCCACTGCGCTCCGCAAGTTTACGGACTTCGGAAGCAACCACTGCAAACCCTCTACCGCTTTCTCCGGCTCTGGCCGCCTCTATGGCTGCATTTAGAGCCAGCAAATTCGTCTGGCGGGCTATTTCATCAATTATCAAAACTTTTTCAGTAATATTTTTCATCGCTTCAACAGTATCTTTGACGGCCTTCGCTCCTATTTCAGCATCACTTAGCGCACTACCGGCAACGCTATCTACCTCAGAAGCATTTTTGCTGTTATGGATGACACTGTCAGAGAACTGTTCAACGCTGGCCATAATCTCTTCTACAGCAGAAGATTGCTCCGCTGCGGAATTAGCAAGACTTTCGGATGCCGAACTGAGCTCCCTGCTACCGCTGGAAACATTATCAGCACCTTCCTGAACATCCATTATGGCCTGTTTGAATTTTGAAGCCATGTCACTAAGAGCCTTTGCCAGAAGCCCAAGTTCATCCCGACGCTTTAAAGTGATTTGGGCATTTATATTCCCTTCAGCAAGGTTTCTGGCAAAATCCAGCCCCAGACGAACCGGGCCTGTAATGCTGCGAGTAATGATCACCGCAAAAATAATTCCTGCTATAACTGCAAGCACACTGCACATAAGAATCAT contains:
- a CDS encoding CBS domain-containing protein; the protein is MQVKDHMRFNIITVDKDLKIIDLIKIYRTVSLKSRLSYVVDKKYKLYGVISMYDIVNLLCTNELQIKWLEEADDEHRSEIFESIYRHRLDINVCEIMQTSFLSVKPDEELMSACRVIQDNKVTAVPVIDEKGVLLGEISRRTMLEYLTDLVLEPQQDVMQQFFPCI
- a CDS encoding HAMP domain-containing methyl-accepting chemotaxis protein — translated: MFGNLKISLKLLIGFGLVFIFTATVAVFGIIAVNSIETNLKIQSAASLMSNDILQARRHEKNYLIRGDGEYISKVEKLSNDVVKLAEQFSTLESGDRLGEIFSGAAVAARSYYDSFREMVNLFELSRKHEKILDKKVSELIRLGFATPQDFHAVGKNIYNQITGLDYRNIHLEARTVESSLNKLDSTIADLKNKFPDSAEITAFLDKASAVEADFKELVKKRREMGKADSRMVHHAREVHALCEQIVELQQQHSEAAIHYAVMMILMCSVLAVIAGIIFAVIITRSITGPVRLGLDFARNLAEGNINAQITLKRRDELGLLAKALSDMASKFKQAIMDVQEGADNVSSGSRELSSASESLANSAAEQSSAVEEIMASVEQFSDSVIHNSKNASEVDSVAGSALSDAEIGAKAVKDTVEAMKNITEKVLIIDEIARQTNLLALNAAIEAARAGESGRGFAVVASEVRKLAERSGAAASEITELSGKSMKIANEAGDKFDSILPQIRKTSELVQEISAASREQSSGSEQISTAVKQLEQTIQQSAAASQEMAATSQELQAHAVRLKDSVGYFNLKSESYRADDFSNPNSNQTPKNKFSADGSGLNDTDEIRRNYYAAIPSGQDYEHCEFERF